In a single window of the Pongo abelii isolate AG06213 chromosome 1, NHGRI_mPonAbe1-v2.0_pri, whole genome shotgun sequence genome:
- the C1H1orf226 gene encoding uncharacterized protein C1orf226 homolog isoform X7: MLVLVAQAGGDTLKVTGHYVKCVFLLFVSHLLSEPLSRTVDHGMFENLNTALTPKLQASRSFPHLSKPMAPGSAPLGSAEPGGPGLWVGSSQHLKNLGKAMGAKVNDFLRRKEPSSLGSVGMTEINKTAGAQLAGGADAAPGAWLEDERSVLQEAFPRLDPPPPITRKRTPRALKTTQDMLISSQPVLSSLEYGTEPSPGQAQDSAPTAQPDVPGDTSQPEATMEREERGEVLPNGEVSLSVPDLIHKDSQDESKRKMTECRRASSPSLIERNGLKLSLSPISLAESWGDGSPPPQARTSSLDNEGPHPDLLSFE, translated from the exons ATGCTGGTACTGGTGGCCCAGGCAGGAGGTGACACTCTCAAAGTGACTGGTCACTACGTAAAATGTGTCTTTCTCTTGTTTGTTTCCCACCTGCTTTCCGAGCCCCTTTCTCGGACAG TTGACCACGGCATGTTTGAGAATTTGAACACAGCCCTCACTCCAAAGCTCCAGGCCAGCCGCTCCTTCCCCCACTTGTCCAAGCCCATGGCCCCCGGCTCTGCCCCTCTGGGCTCTGCTGAGCCTGGGGGGCCAGGACTCTGGGTGGGCAGCAGCCAGCACCTCAAGAACCTGGGCAAAGCCATGGGGGCCAAAGTGAATGACTTCCTGCGGAGAAAggagccctccagcctgggcagtgtggGTATGACAGAGATCAACAAGACTGCAGGAGCACAACTGGCCGGTGGGGCTGACGCGGCTCCAGGGGCTTGGCTAGAGGATGAAAG GTCAGTCCTGCAAGAAGCATTTCCTCGGCTGGATCCTCCACCTCCCATAACCAGAAAGCGAACCCCTCGGGCCCTGAAGACCACCCAGGACATGCTGATTTCATCACAGCCTGTCCTGAGCAGTCTGGAGTATGGGACAGAGCCATCACCTGGGCAGGCCCAGGACTCTGCTCCCACTGCCCAGCCTGACGTCCCAGGAGACACTTCGCAGCCGGAGGCCACcatggaaagagaagagagaggcgAAGTTCTGCCCAATGGAGAGGTTTCCCTGTCAGTACCTGACCTAATCCACAAGGATAGCCAGGATGAATCCAAGCGAAAGATGACTGAGTGCAGAAgggcctcctcccccagcctcatcGAGAGGAATGGCCTCAAACTCAGCTTGAGCCCCATCAGCCTGGCTGAGTCCTGGGGTGATGGCAGCCCCCCTCCTCAGGCACGgacctccagcctggacaatgaggGCCCTCACCCAGACCTGCTGTCCTTTGAATAG
- the SPATA46 gene encoding spermatogenesis-associated protein 46 isoform X2: MENFSLLSISGPPISSSTLSAFPDIMFSHATSLPDIAKTAVPTEASSPAQALPPQYQSITVQQEIQNSVLSPDCSLGDTHHGEKLRRNCTVYRPWFSPYSYFVCADKESQLEAYDFPEVQQDEGKWDNCLSEDMAESICSSSSSPENTCPREATKKSRHGLDSITSQDILMASRWHPAQQNGYKCVACCRMYPTLDFLKSHIKRGFREGFSCKVYYRKLKALWDKEQKARLGDRLSSGSCQAFNSPAEHLR, translated from the exons ATGGAGAACTTCTCACTCCTGAGCATCTCTGGACCTCCAATCTCTTCCTCCACCCTGAGTGCTTTTCCCGACATCATGTTCTCTCATGCCACCAGCCTGCCAG ACATCGCAAAGACAGCAGTACCCACTGAGGCATCCAGCCCAGCTCAGGCCCTGCCACCCCAGTACCAAAGCATCACTGTCCAGCAAGAGATACAGAACTCAGTGCTCTCACCAG ACTGCAGCTTGGGGGACACCCACCATGGAGAGAAGCTGAGGCGGAACTGCACTGTCTACCGGCCCTGGTTCTCCCCCTACAGCTACTTCGTGTGTGCAGACAAAGAGAGCCAGCTGGAGGCCTACGACTTCCCAGAGGTGCAGCAGGATGAGGGCAAGTGGGACAACTGCCTTTCCGAGGACATGGCTGAGAGCATCTGTTCGTCCTCTTCCTCCCCAGAGAACACTTGCCCTCGAGAAGCCACCAAGAAATCCAGGCATGGCCTGGACTCCATCACATCCCAGGACATCCTAATGGCTTCCAGGTGGCACCCAGCACAGCAGAATGGCTACAAGTGCGTGGCCTGCTGCCGCATGTACCCCACCCTGGACTTCCTCAAGAGCCACATCAAGAGGGGCTTCAGGGAGGGCTTCAGCTGCAAGGTGTACTACCGCAAGCTCAAAGCCCTCTGGGACAAGGAGCAGAAGGCCCGGCTGGGAGACAGGCTCTCCTCGGGCAGCTGCCAGGCTTTCAATAGTCCTGCTGAACACCTTAGGTAA
- the SPATA46 gene encoding spermatogenesis-associated protein 46 isoform X1, which produces MENFSLLSISGPPISSSTLSAFPDIMFSHATSLPDIAKTAVPTEASSPAQALPPQYQSITVQQEIQNSVLSPASLAPLLPARDSDLVLSFADCSLGDTHHGEKLRRNCTVYRPWFSPYSYFVCADKESQLEAYDFPEVQQDEGKWDNCLSEDMAESICSSSSSPENTCPREATKKSRHGLDSITSQDILMASRWHPAQQNGYKCVACCRMYPTLDFLKSHIKRGFREGFSCKVYYRKLKALWDKEQKARLGDRLSSGSCQAFNSPAEHLR; this is translated from the exons ATGGAGAACTTCTCACTCCTGAGCATCTCTGGACCTCCAATCTCTTCCTCCACCCTGAGTGCTTTTCCCGACATCATGTTCTCTCATGCCACCAGCCTGCCAG ACATCGCAAAGACAGCAGTACCCACTGAGGCATCCAGCCCAGCTCAGGCCCTGCCACCCCAGTACCAAAGCATCACTGTCCAGCAAGAGATACAGAACTCAGTGCTCTCACCAG CATCCTTGGCTCCACTGCTCCCTGCCAGAGACTCAGACCTGGTCCTTTCCTTTGCAGACTGCAGCTTGGGGGACACCCACCATGGAGAGAAGCTGAGGCGGAACTGCACTGTCTACCGGCCCTGGTTCTCCCCCTACAGCTACTTCGTGTGTGCAGACAAAGAGAGCCAGCTGGAGGCCTACGACTTCCCAGAGGTGCAGCAGGATGAGGGCAAGTGGGACAACTGCCTTTCCGAGGACATGGCTGAGAGCATCTGTTCGTCCTCTTCCTCCCCAGAGAACACTTGCCCTCGAGAAGCCACCAAGAAATCCAGGCATGGCCTGGACTCCATCACATCCCAGGACATCCTAATGGCTTCCAGGTGGCACCCAGCACAGCAGAATGGCTACAAGTGCGTGGCCTGCTGCCGCATGTACCCCACCCTGGACTTCCTCAAGAGCCACATCAAGAGGGGCTTCAGGGAGGGCTTCAGCTGCAAGGTGTACTACCGCAAGCTCAAAGCCCTCTGGGACAAGGAGCAGAAGGCCCGGCTGGGAGACAGGCTCTCCTCGGGCAGCTGCCAGGCTTTCAATAGTCCTGCTGAACACCTTAGGTAA
- the SPATA46 gene encoding spermatogenesis-associated protein 46 isoform X3, giving the protein MENFSLLSISGPPISSSTLSAFPDIMFSHATSLPDCSLGDTHHGEKLRRNCTVYRPWFSPYSYFVCADKESQLEAYDFPEVQQDEGKWDNCLSEDMAESICSSSSSPENTCPREATKKSRHGLDSITSQDILMASRWHPAQQNGYKCVACCRMYPTLDFLKSHIKRGFREGFSCKVYYRKLKALWDKEQKARLGDRLSSGSCQAFNSPAEHLR; this is encoded by the exons ATGGAGAACTTCTCACTCCTGAGCATCTCTGGACCTCCAATCTCTTCCTCCACCCTGAGTGCTTTTCCCGACATCATGTTCTCTCATGCCACCAGCCTGCCAG ACTGCAGCTTGGGGGACACCCACCATGGAGAGAAGCTGAGGCGGAACTGCACTGTCTACCGGCCCTGGTTCTCCCCCTACAGCTACTTCGTGTGTGCAGACAAAGAGAGCCAGCTGGAGGCCTACGACTTCCCAGAGGTGCAGCAGGATGAGGGCAAGTGGGACAACTGCCTTTCCGAGGACATGGCTGAGAGCATCTGTTCGTCCTCTTCCTCCCCAGAGAACACTTGCCCTCGAGAAGCCACCAAGAAATCCAGGCATGGCCTGGACTCCATCACATCCCAGGACATCCTAATGGCTTCCAGGTGGCACCCAGCACAGCAGAATGGCTACAAGTGCGTGGCCTGCTGCCGCATGTACCCCACCCTGGACTTCCTCAAGAGCCACATCAAGAGGGGCTTCAGGGAGGGCTTCAGCTGCAAGGTGTACTACCGCAAGCTCAAAGCCCTCTGGGACAAGGAGCAGAAGGCCCGGCTGGGAGACAGGCTCTCCTCGGGCAGCTGCCAGGCTTTCAATAGTCCTGCTGAACACCTTAGGTAA